The genomic stretch CGGTCACCATCGGGCCGAGCTCGGTTTCGTCCTCGGAAGGATCGCCCACCTTGATGTCCTCGAAGGCCTCGGCATAAGCCTTGACGAAGGCGTCGTAATTCTTCTCGGTCACGATGAAGCGCTTGGCGTTCACGCAGGTCTGGCCGTTATTGTAGATACGGCCCTGAACGCAGGTCTTTACCGCAAGGTCGAGGTCGGCGTCGTCGAGCACCAGATAGGCGTCGTTGGAGCCGAGCTCCAGCACGGTCTTCTTGACCAGTTCGGCAGCCTTGCCGGCCACGGCCCGCCCGGCCTTGTCGCTGCCCGTCAACGTCACGCCGCGCACGCGCTCGTCCTCGATGATCCTGTCCGACTGGTCGTGCGAGATCAGGAGAACGCCGAACAGCCCCTTGGGCAGGCCGGCCCGCTCATAGAGATCGCGCAGGAACAGGCCGCTGCCGGTGCAGGCCGAGGCATGTTTCAGCAACACGCCATTGCCGGCCATCAGGCTGGCAATCGAATAGCGCACAGCCTGATAGGCGGGAAAGTTCCACGGCTGGATGCCGTAGACAACCCCGATCGGCGAATGGGTGACGATGCCCATGCCGCTGTCGACCTCGCGTTCCTCGTCCGCCAGCGTGTCCGGACCGATCTTGGCGGTGTAATCGCAGATCGCCGCGCAGAGCTCGACCTCTTCACGACTGTCCTTGAGCAGCTTGCCGACCTCATCGGTCATCAGCTTGGCGAACGCGTCCTTTGACTTGCGCATCTCCTCGGCAATGGCCGCGATCACCGTTGCACGTTCCTCAAGCGGTTTCAGGCGCCATTCGAGAAACGCCGTGTGGCTGGCTTCAACGACCGCCGATGCTTCCTCGTCCGACATCTGCGGATAGGATTCGAGCTCTTCTTCAGTCAGCGGATTGATGGTCGTCAGAGAATTGGACATGGGAATGTTTCCTCGTGTTTCGGTTTTTCGCCTGGCAACGAACATCAACCGTGTTCGCTGCGGTGTTTGGAAAGGGTTGTCTCGACGGCCGCCAGGGCCTTGAGGACCTCGCTTCGCCAGCCGTCCCGCGGCAGCTTGCGGATGGAGGAGTGGGCGGCGCAGACGACGGGTGTTCCGGCCCAGTCCTCGGCGATGTCGCGCGCCCATCGCGCATAGTCGTCGGCAGCGCCGGGCCGCTTCTGCAGGGCCTTTGAAAGCTGCGGATGGAACTTCAGTTTCGATTGCGGCAGGATCTTTCCGAGCAAACCGGGCGCGGCCAGCACGTTGATCGTGTCGTCGACATGGACGATGCCACTCTGCCGGTCACGAACCAGCACCGAGGCGACATGGACGCTGTCGTCGTCGCAGACAAAGTCGACGCCCTCAGGCACGGAAAATGCAAGATCCTCGGCAAAGGTCTTCTGTGTCGCGGCACCCTCGATAAATCCCGCTTCCCAGGGCAGATCCGGCGCCTGCCTGTGGTGGCGGCGCGTGCCGAACAGACGGGCGTGAGGCAGAAGCGCGTGGATGGCGGCGCAATGAAGCGTGTGGAAAGGGTGAACGTTGAGAACGGCCTCGATCGCGCGACCGCCATCCGTCAGCGAAAGCAGTGCGTCGCGATCGCCATCATCAAGGTCATAGCTGTCGAGAAGCAGGAACGTCCCGTTGGTCCGCCGCACGAGCGACATGTGGGTGCCGAGATTGATGACCTTGGCGACTTTGAGATCGCCGCGGAAAGTCCATAAATTGGAGGCCAGTTGCTGCATCGCGCGGCTTATCCTTCGGTCCCGATGACGGCCTCGCTGTCGAAACCATCAATGTTCAAATGGGTGGAGACGGGTGTATGTTCCAACGCAGGATGCGCCATCACGATGGCGCATCCTGAGACGGCCAGATGCCGCTTGATCAAAACGGATATGCTAAAAGCGGACCTCGAAATGATCGCCCATATCGGGATGTTCATCCGTTACCTTGGCCTTGGCGATCTGGATAGCGAAGCCGATCGCGCCTTTTGTCGCCCAGACTTCCGCAAAGTCCGGCGAAAAACGGATCAGCCGGATATCGGGGTCGTCGATGCCTTCGAACCAGCTCGAGGCGACCGGGTCCCAGAGCTCTTCGAGCTTTTCCCGATCTTCAGCCAGGGCGGACTGACCTTCCACGCGAGCGTGCATCTCGCCATTGCCCGTGACGATAAGCGAGCTTTCGGTCTCGCCGCCCTCGATCGCCTTCACCAGATCGGTGCCCCGCGCGGTGATAAACCAGATCACCCCTTCCTTTTCACTGGGATAAGGCGACATCGGCACATGCCGGGCAGACCCGATGCCGAGCATTGCAGCGCGAACATCGTCCATCTCTTTCCAGAATTTGGATTTTGACATCGTCTTCTCCTTCGGAGCGATAAACGTCTTCCGCCTTGAAAAGGTTGCTGCCAAAATTTCGAATAGAGGATCTCGCGCGAATGTTTTGGACCGCGCGGAAGTGTGACGCTTCCGCTCAGCGGATTGGTGTCGCGATGGTGACGACCGCCGGCGGTCCAATAAATGGGCGCACTGCAGCCTCAAGTGTCCGTCGTTGAATGATTATGG from Martelella sp. AD-3 encodes the following:
- a CDS encoding NAD-dependent succinate-semialdehyde dehydrogenase gives rise to the protein MSNSLTTINPLTEEELESYPQMSDEEASAVVEASHTAFLEWRLKPLEERATVIAAIAEEMRKSKDAFAKLMTDEVGKLLKDSREEVELCAAICDYTAKIGPDTLADEEREVDSGMGIVTHSPIGVVYGIQPWNFPAYQAVRYSIASLMAGNGVLLKHASACTGSGLFLRDLYERAGLPKGLFGVLLISHDQSDRIIEDERVRGVTLTGSDKAGRAVAGKAAELVKKTVLELGSNDAYLVLDDADLDLAVKTCVQGRIYNNGQTCVNAKRFIVTEKNYDAFVKAYAEAFEDIKVGDPSEDETELGPMVTEEQRDKLHKQVEESIKKGARLVAGGKIPDRKGWFYPATALAEVAPGQPAYKDEMFGPAASIIRAKDEQDAMRIANSSRYGLGGGIFSRDVERARKLAAEHFDTGMVFINTFDVAYPTMPFGGVKTSGYGREHGPEGLKEFVNIKSIRIG
- a CDS encoding pyridoxamine 5'-phosphate oxidase family protein, whose translation is MSKSKFWKEMDDVRAAMLGIGSARHVPMSPYPSEKEGVIWFITARGTDLVKAIEGGETESSLIVTGNGEMHARVEGQSALAEDREKLEELWDPVASSWFEGIDDPDIRLIRFSPDFAEVWATKGAIGFAIQIAKAKVTDEHPDMGDHFEVRF